In the genome of Brienomyrus brachyistius isolate T26 unplaced genomic scaffold, BBRACH_0.4 scaffold98, whole genome shotgun sequence, one region contains:
- the LOC125727454 gene encoding heat shock 70 kDa protein 12A-like, producing MADSMFIVAIDFGTSYSGYCFCVRNSLDNVRSVFWGQELGFGSPKTPTCILFDEHEQFQKFGYEAMMTYIRLSKDEAKKYSFFENFKMKLYRKTISRNLMITAANGKPLRALKVFSESLRCLKDHALNTIKEHTSGKKFISSDVTWVLTVPAIWDAAAKQFMREAATQAGLVSELNSDQLILALEPEAASVWCKQLPSEGFVAEGISKDKLEERPGIQYMVVDCGGGTIDITVHEVLDGGYLKELHKASGGDMGGETANKKFKSFLRDIFHFQTWDKYVREHPAELQKMMYDFNVQKSVGEDKDIYISCPYNLSRLPGEKQLSSYFENIEGILWFDGSIKITYNKLQSFFAESVGRIVSEIRAIVSTPEISIDYILLVGGYASCKYLQKEIRMEFGRRCKVLCPIDANMAVAKGAVLFGHNPKIVASRVSALQGRR from the exons ATGGCTGACTCGATGTTCATAGTGGCTATAGACTTCGGGACGTCTTACAGCGGCTACTGCTTCTGTGTCCGCAATAGTCTCGATAACGTTAGATCTGTGTTCTGGGGACAGGAGTTGGGGTTCGGGTCTCCGAAAACACCGACCTGTATCTTATTTGACGAGCACGAACAATTCCAGAAGTTTGGATATGAAGCAATGATGACTTACATCAGGTTATCAAAGGATGAAGCTAAAAAGTACTCTTTTTTTGAGAATTTCAAAATGAAGCTCTACcgcaag ACTATCAGTAGGAATCTGATGATTACTGCAGCAAATGGGAAACCTTTAAGGGCCCTGAAGGTTTTCTCTGAGAGCCTGCGGTGCTTGAAGGACCATGCCCTGAACACCATCAAGGAACACACTTCTGGAAAGAAGTTCATCTCCTCAGATGTGACCTGGGTGCTCACTGTACCTGCTATCTGGGACGCTGCAGCCAAGCAGTTCATGAGAGAGGCAGCAACTCAG GCTGGTCTGGTGTCAGAATTGAACTCTGACCAGCTGATCCTGGCCCTGGAGCCGGAGGCGGCATCAGTGTGGTGTAAGCAGCTGCCCAGTGAGGGCTTCGTGGCTGAGGGGATTTCCAAAGACAAATTGGAAGAGAGGCCTGGAATTCAGTACATGGTTGTTGACTGTGGGG GCGGTACCATTGACATCACTGTACATGAAGTTCTAGACGGTGGATACTTGAAGGAGCTGCACAAGGCTTCAGGAGGGGACATGGGGGGTGAAACTGCCAATAAGAAATTTAAATCCTTCCTCAGAGACATTTTTCACTTTCAAACATGGGACAAGTATGTGAGAGAGCACCCAGCTGAACTGCAGAAGATGATGTATGATTTTAATGTGCAAAAATCTGTTGGAGAGGACAAAGACATATATATTTCGTGCCCCTATAACTTGTCACGGTTACCTGGGGAAAAACAACTGTCCAGTTACTTTGAAAATATTGAGGGTATTCTCTGGTTCGATGGATCCATCAAAATCACTTACAACAAACTACAGTCATTCTTTGCAGAAAGTGTAGGTAGGATTGTGAGTGAAATTCGAGCCATTGTTTCTACTCCAGAGATTAGCATAGACTACATTCTCTTAGTTGGAGGCTATGCTTCCTGCAAGTACCTgcagaaagaaatcagaatggaaTTTGGTCGAAGGTGTAAAGTTCTGTGCCCCATAGATGCCAATATGGCTGTTGCCAAGGGGGCCGTGCTGTTTGGACATAACCCAAAGATCGTGGCATCACGAGTCAGTGCTctgcaggggcgccgctaa
- the si:dkey-61p9.7 gene encoding uncharacterized protein si:dkey-61p9.7 — protein sequence MNDMEKEFIKELEQTRKERDQMKEDAENCRKTLADFKKRMQNQLSNELDYSGACSENIMDPCRESEVVRMYDNMKTQSWGETKEKLWKSYSLQSTDLREHAAMLIKMVFDLAVQNVKRIRYFIDNTCRVQPATSQKTVCLNKITHDFQLFFYYCDLDYFKSVVKEYVCTGHGGVCIDLAAECYKVATLMALHEPQLTPVWEVGSWPFGYASQKVFPVIYKNNVVICKSE from the exons ATGAATGATATGGAAAAGGAATTCATTAAAGAGCTTGAGCAGACAAG GAAAGAACGCGATCAAATGAAAGAAGATGCTGAAAACTGCAGGAAGACTCTTGCAGATTTCAAAAAAAG GATGCAGAATCAGTTGTCAAATGAACTGGATTACAGTGGAGCTTGTTCTGAAAATATTATGGACCCCTGCAGAGAATCAGAAGTCGTACGTATGTATGACAACATGAAAACTCAATCCTGGGGAGAAACTAAGGAAAAACTTTGGAAAAGTTATAGTTTACAAAGCACAGATTTGCGTGAACATGCTGCAATGCTGATAAAG ATGGTGTTTGACCTCGCAGTGCAGAATGTGAAGCGGATAAGATACTTCATAGATAATACATGCAGAGTTCAACCTGCAACCTCCCAAAAGACG GTTTGCCTGAACAAAATTACGCATGACTTtcaattgtttttttattactgtGATCTTGACTACTTCAAGTCAGTTGTAAAG GAATATGTTTGCACTGGACATGGAGGAGTCTGCATTGACCTTGCAGCTGAGTGTTACAAAGTGGCGACTTTGATGGCTCTGCATGAGCCACAGCTCACGCCTGTTTGGGAAGTGGGAAGTTGGCCTTTCGGTTACGCAAGTCAAAAAGTGTTTCCAGTAATTTACAAAAACAATGTTGTCATTTGTAAGTCggaataa
- the LOC125727453 gene encoding heat shock 70 kDa protein 12A-like, which translates to MADSMFIVAIDFGTAYSGYCFCVRNSLDNIRSVFWGQELGFGSPKTPTCILFDEHEQFQKFGYEAMMTYTRLKKDGAKEYLFLENFKMNLYGKTISRNLMITAANGKPLRALKVFSESLRYLKDHALNTIQGHTSGKKFISSDVTWVLTVPAIWDAAAKQFMREAATQAGLVSELNSDQLILALEPEAASVWCKQLPSEGFVAEGGSEDTLEQKSGTQYIVVDCGGGTIDITVHEVLEGGYLKELQKASGGDMGGETVKEKFKSFLRDIFLQIWDEYVREYPAELQKMMYDFSVQKSVGEDKDIYISCPYYLSCLAQKEQELSSYFENVEGVLWFDGSIKITYKKLQSFFEESVNSIVSEIRAIVSTPEISIDYILLVGGYASCKYLQKEIRMEFGRRCRILCPIDAQMAVAKGAVLFGNNLKIVASRVSALTYGIAMGETFDNTKHKMEKRRVNKKGDYVYCDDIFKRMVQKGQSVKCDEVSHHYFYPVDDDQTSMRFRFYSTEKLDTMYVDEPGMKNIGSFSVPMPDISQGRDRSTRFDIKFGLTEIQATATDLTSKQSRSIRLDFLTK; encoded by the exons ATGGCGGACTCGATGTTCATAGTGGCTATAGACTTCGGGACGGCTTACAGCGGCTACTGCTTCTGTGTCCGCAATAGTCTCGATAACATTAGATCTGTGTTCTGGGGACAGGAGTTGGGGTTCGGGTCTCCGAAAACACCGACCTGTATCTTATTTGACGAGCACGAACAATTCCAGAAGTTTGGATATGAAGCAATGATGACTTACACCAGGTTAAAAAAGGACGGAGCCAAAGAGTACCTTTTTCTAGAGAATTTCAAAATGAACCTCTATGGCaag ACTATCAGTAGGAATCTGATGATTACTGCAGCAAATGGGAAACCTTTAAGGGCCCTGAAGGTTTTCTCTGAGAGCCTGCGGTACCTGAAGGACCATGCCCTGAACACCATCCAGGGGCACACTTCTGGAAAGAAGTTCATCTCCTCAGATGTGACCTGGGTGCTCACTGTACCTGCTATCTGGGACGCTGCAGCCAAGCAGTTCATGAGAGAGGCAGCAACTCAG GCTGGTCTGGTGTCAGAATTGAACTCTGACCAGCTGATCCTGGCTCTGGAGCCGGAGGCGGCATCAGTGTGGTGTAAACAGCTGCCCAGTGAGGGCTTTGTGGCTGAGGGAGGATCTGAAGATACCCTGGAACAGAAGTCTGGAACTCAGTACATCGTTGTTGACTGTGGGG GTGGTACCATTGACATCACTGTGCATGAAGTTCTAGAAGGTGGATACTTGAAGGAGCTGCAAAAGGCTTCAGGAGGGGACATGGGGGGAGAAACTGTCAAGGAGAAGTTCAAATCCTTCCTCAGAGACATTTTTCTTCAAATATGGGATGAGTATGTGAGAGAGTATCCAGCTGAACTGCAGAAGATGATGTATGATTTTTCTGTGCAAAAGTCTGTTGGAGAGGACAAAGACATATATATTTCATGCCCCTACTACTTGTCATGTTTAGCTCAGAAAGAACAAGAACTGTCCAGTTACTTTGAAAATGTTGAGGGTGTTCTCTGGTTCGATGGATCCATCAAAATCACTTACAAAAAACTACAGTCATTCTTTGAAGAAAGTGTAAATAGCATTGTAAGTGAAATTCGAGCCATTGTTTCTACTCCAGAAATTAGCATAGACTACATTCTCTTAGTTGGAGGCTATGCTTCCTGCAAGTACCTgcagaaagaaatcagaatggaaTTTGGTCGAAGGTGTAGAATCCTGTGCCCCATAGATGCCCAGATGGCCGTCGCCAAGGGGGCCGTGCTGTTTGGAAACAACCTCAAGATAGTGGCATCACGAGTCAGTGCTCTGACATATGGGATTGCTATGGGTGAAACTTTTGATAACACAAAACACAAGATGGAGAAGCGCAGAGTAAATAAGAAAGGAGATTATGTTTATTGTGATGATATCTTCAAGAGGATGGTTCAGAAAGGTCAGTCAGTCAAGTGTGACGAAGTGTCACATCATTACTTTTATCCAGTAGATGATGATCAGACTTCAATGAGATTCCGCTTTTACAGCACAGAGAAACTAGATACCATGTATGTAGATGAACCAGGCATGAAGAATATTGGCTCCTTCTCAGTTCCAATGCCAGACATCAGTCAGGGAAGAGACAGAAGCACCAGGTTTGATATTAAATTTGGTTTAACTGAGATCCAGGCCACAGCCACTGACCTGACATCGAAACAATCTCGTTCAATCAGACTTGACTTCTTGACAAAATGA